From the genome of Candidatus Buchananbacteria bacterium, one region includes:
- a CDS encoding 2-isopropylmalate synthase, whose amino-acid sequence MAGQSLVTVSGVPAILQLVPSVALAKPIFHDVTLRDGNQALRKPWNQRQKEIIFNLQQALGIPRVELGYPGASEMDFECVANLAMQASSTMVVGALARTTERDIRSAIEAFNQTLVATPMIHTFVGMSPYHMEHVLHKTPAEVRLMALEAVKQARSGLGERGLIQFSPEHFGDCLENLDWVIEVFHELVSAGVNIFNLPNTVERYRPAIFVAMVDKVRQALPPSVTVSVHCHNDLGMGTASTVESYFVGAQQLEVTLNGLGERSGNANLYEAATALHCNGVAVDLNFEQFYEAAIKVAELSGVAIPEKAPLIGSDCLMQRSGIHQHGAVQTFGRAKGAYRPIDPAFVGRANDEELEFTSQSGYTAVHKIIMETGRNILPDEARLLQPALKLVSEERGALTPEELAEAFDAFKRLQTHKLGLVQADINAVVRDAIGLRGKLTWECVHAVALAGSPVPTATVILTNDGVQLEPQCATGDGPVDAVYRAICRSTKLPVSVEDYQITNVTSGADAQAKATCVLSLGGKQCQGEGVHTDTVMASVRAYMQALNRLARGETNGVH is encoded by the coding sequence ATGGCAGGACAAAGTCTGGTGACAGTATCGGGTGTACCGGCGATATTACAACTTGTGCCAAGCGTTGCCTTGGCAAAACCAATCTTTCACGACGTCACTTTGCGCGACGGCAATCAGGCGTTGCGCAAACCCTGGAATCAGCGGCAGAAAGAAATCATCTTCAATCTGCAGCAGGCTCTTGGCATCCCGCGCGTTGAGTTGGGATACCCCGGCGCGAGCGAGATGGATTTTGAGTGCGTGGCCAATCTGGCGATGCAGGCTTCCAGCACGATGGTGGTTGGGGCTTTGGCACGAACCACTGAACGCGATATTCGCTCGGCGATTGAGGCGTTCAACCAGACATTGGTGGCAACACCAATGATTCATACCTTCGTCGGAATGTCGCCTTACCACATGGAGCATGTGCTTCATAAGACTCCGGCGGAAGTGCGGCTGATGGCGCTTGAAGCAGTCAAGCAGGCTCGGTCGGGCTTGGGCGAACGCGGCTTAATTCAGTTCAGTCCTGAGCACTTCGGCGATTGCCTGGAAAATCTGGATTGGGTGATTGAGGTGTTTCACGAACTGGTTTCAGCCGGTGTGAACATCTTTAATCTGCCTAACACAGTTGAGCGTTATCGGCCGGCGATTTTTGTGGCGATGGTGGACAAAGTTCGTCAAGCGTTGCCGCCTTCGGTGACGGTATCGGTGCATTGCCATAACGATCTTGGCATGGGTACCGCGAGTACAGTGGAAAGCTACTTCGTCGGCGCTCAGCAACTGGAAGTGACCTTGAATGGTCTGGGTGAACGATCAGGTAACGCCAATCTGTATGAGGCGGCAACAGCGTTACATTGTAACGGCGTTGCGGTTGATCTCAACTTCGAACAGTTTTACGAAGCGGCCATTAAGGTTGCGGAGTTGTCCGGCGTAGCCATCCCGGAAAAGGCGCCGTTGATTGGCTCTGATTGCCTGATGCAGCGTTCTGGCATTCATCAGCATGGTGCGGTGCAGACGTTTGGCCGCGCTAAAGGTGCGTATCGGCCGATTGACCCGGCGTTTGTTGGTCGGGCCAACGACGAAGAGCTGGAGTTCACCAGTCAGTCCGGTTACACAGCAGTCCATAAGATCATCATGGAAACCGGGCGTAACATTTTGCCTGATGAAGCGAGGCTGCTTCAACCGGCGCTGAAGCTAGTCAGCGAAGAGCGCGGTGCGTTAACGCCTGAAGAACTGGCTGAAGCGTTTGACGCGTTCAAGCGCTTGCAGACCCATAAACTAGGTTTGGTTCAGGCCGACATTAACGCCGTGGTGCGTGACGCGATTGGTTTGCGCGGTAAGCTGACTTGGGAATGTGTTCATGCGGTAGCGCTCGCCGGTTCACCGGTGCCAACCGCAACAGTTATCCTGACTAACGACGGGGTACAGCTGGAGCCGCAGTGTGCGACTGGCGACGGTCCGGTTGACGCGGTGTATCGAGCGATTTGCCGCTCTACCAAATTGCCGGTGTCAGTTGAAGATTACCAAATTACCAATGTCACCAGTGGTGCCGATGCCCAGGCCAAGGCAACATGCGTGTTGTCGCTTGGCGGCAAGCAGTGCCAGGGTGAAGGTGTACACACCGACACGGTCATGGCGTCGGTCCGCGCCTACATGCAGGCACTTAACCGCCTGGCGCGCGGCGAAACCAACGGTGTTCATTGA
- a CDS encoding prephenate dehydrogenase/arogenate dehydrogenase family protein codes for MINAIIGASGDMGKNLLTPLLKNLGEVRTVSRDASTQEWDQVWQADVIWLAIPRDEISKVLSGITLRPDQLVIDICSIKRRLAETVKQTGAASLSLHPLNGPRVPLNGQKWVMINADEVLSVNGNAQKIIHYLKEQGISFLPANSEDEHDFMIGVVLSMPELLTIVIDALISQYAKDCHQPTPDMAKLMEWAVPASNALFSSYVHSINSSAEWLRTDLITNAHGDLAASAAAAFEKLNHLTNQQVEEKIKHQHEVVARLPKLERQRIRQWIERWFVDSTQKVFSFHKNIPMKPKLNIQYLDSDKSKIFPVNQSGRVTVGIHGIAGCFTHESALRLAEELGINPAKLDLKFLVEAQRVIAAVVNGETDRGVFAMANSGSGAYVSSMHAMGSNQFDVLAIYGMEILQCLITDPSIKDVSEIKEVFGHPQAVSQCKRTFAEKYPDIKLTEGKDSDDTALCVKMIAEHQLPPTTATLASQEAARIYQLPIIEYGMHHDPFNTTTFLVIKKKE; via the coding sequence ATGATTAATGCAATCATCGGAGCGTCGGGAGACATGGGAAAAAATCTTCTGACACCTCTACTCAAAAATTTAGGAGAAGTTCGCACGGTTAGCCGTGACGCTTCAACCCAGGAATGGGATCAGGTTTGGCAGGCCGATGTCATTTGGCTTGCGATACCTCGCGATGAGATCTCCAAAGTTTTGAGTGGCATTACGCTCCGACCTGATCAGCTGGTCATAGATATCTGTAGCATTAAGCGGCGTCTGGCTGAGACAGTTAAACAGACTGGCGCCGCTTCTCTTTCTTTACATCCTTTAAACGGTCCGCGTGTGCCGCTCAATGGTCAGAAATGGGTGATGATTAATGCGGATGAAGTATTATCCGTTAATGGCAACGCTCAAAAAATTATTCATTATCTAAAAGAGCAGGGTATTAGCTTTTTGCCGGCAAATTCTGAAGATGAGCACGATTTCATGATCGGTGTTGTCCTATCAATGCCGGAATTATTAACCATCGTCATTGATGCTTTGATCAGTCAGTATGCTAAAGATTGTCATCAACCAACACCGGATATGGCAAAACTGATGGAATGGGCAGTGCCGGCTTCAAACGCCTTGTTCAGTTCGTATGTTCACTCAATCAATAGTTCGGCGGAATGGCTGCGGACTGATTTGATTACTAACGCTCACGGTGACTTGGCCGCTAGTGCCGCTGCCGCATTTGAAAAATTAAATCATCTAACAAACCAACAGGTTGAAGAAAAAATTAAACACCAGCATGAAGTAGTGGCTCGGTTGCCGAAACTGGAACGCCAACGCATCCGACAGTGGATTGAGCGCTGGTTTGTTGATTCAACCCAAAAGGTTTTTTCTTTTCATAAAAATATTCCGATGAAACCAAAACTTAATATTCAATATCTTGACTCTGACAAGTCAAAAATCTTTCCCGTCAATCAGTCCGGCCGCGTCACGGTTGGTATTCATGGCATTGCCGGCTGCTTCACTCACGAGTCGGCTCTGCGGTTAGCTGAGGAGTTGGGGATTAATCCGGCAAAATTAGATTTGAAATTTTTAGTCGAAGCCCAGCGGGTTATTGCGGCTGTGGTGAACGGTGAAACCGACCGAGGGGTGTTCGCAATGGCCAACTCCGGATCCGGCGCGTATGTTTCAAGTATGCATGCAATGGGCAGTAACCAGTTTGATGTTCTGGCAATTTATGGCATGGAAATTCTGCAATGTTTAATTACTGACCCGTCAATCAAAGATGTTAGTGAAATTAAAGAAGTGTTTGGCCATCCGCAGGCAGTCAGCCAGTGTAAGCGCACCTTCGCCGAGAAATATCCCGACATCAAGCTGACCGAAGGCAAAGACAGCGATGATACGGCGCTCTGCGTCAAGATGATTGCTGAGCATCAGTTACCGCCAACAACAGCGACACTTGCTTCTCAGGAAGCGGCCCGTATTTATCAGCTGCCAATTATTGAATATGGTATGCACCATGATCCGTTCAACACAACGACATTCTTGGTAATCAAGAAAAAAGAATAG
- a CDS encoding nitroreductase family protein produces the protein MSKFPYPENPAPTDAQLLSAIKRRWSPLAFSSEPIEAEKITALFEAMRWTQSSRNEQPWRIIYATKDDGEIFDQLASLLTQDNGYLKDAYMLMLVCAVQNFAYKNLPNRMHQYDTGAAAHALFLQAVDMGLVAHEVGGFDKEKPYELFKIPKEVSLLVMMGVGYPGDESKVDPALLKKRYENSRVRRSVTDFAFRGKWLA, from the coding sequence ATGTCTAAATTTCCGTACCCGGAAAATCCGGCGCCAACCGATGCCCAGCTGCTTTCGGCGATCAAGCGTCGTTGGAGTCCGTTGGCGTTTTCGTCTGAGCCAATTGAAGCCGAAAAAATTACGGCATTGTTTGAGGCGATGCGCTGGACCCAGTCATCCCGCAATGAACAGCCGTGGCGAATTATTTACGCCACTAAAGATGATGGCGAGATTTTTGACCAGCTGGCTTCGTTGTTAACACAAGATAATGGCTACCTCAAAGACGCGTATATGTTGATGCTGGTTTGTGCGGTTCAAAATTTCGCCTATAAAAATTTGCCGAACCGAATGCATCAGTATGATACTGGTGCCGCCGCGCACGCCCTGTTTTTGCAAGCTGTTGACATGGGGTTAGTTGCTCATGAGGTGGGTGGTTTTGATAAAGAAAAACCCTATGAGTTGTTTAAGATACCAAAAGAGGTGTCGTTATTGGTGATGATGGGTGTTGGGTATCCGGGTGATGAAAGTAAGGTGGATCCGGCATTACTCAAAAAACGCTATGAAAATTCCCGAGTTCGTCGCAGCGTAACCGATTTTGCCTTTCGGGGCAAATGGTTAGCATAA
- a CDS encoding 50S ribosomal protein L28: protein MAMCYLCKREPLKGNNVSHSNIKTIRRQKLNLQSRKIGAVRRLICTRCIKTLAKQKTK from the coding sequence ATGGCAATGTGTTACTTGTGCAAGCGAGAACCCCTGAAAGGCAACAACGTCAGCCATTCCAATATCAAAACTATCCGCCGCCAAAAGCTCAATTTGCAGAGCCGAAAAATTGGCGCTGTCCGACGTTTGATTTGCACTCGCTGTATCAAAACTCTAGCAAAACAAAAAACTAAGTAG
- a CDS encoding site-2 protease family protein produces the protein MEPLIFIIFIVTFIGSVILHEIAHGFVAYKFGDDTAKISGRLSLNPIVHIDPVGSILVPLMLYVSSAGFLFGWAKPVPVNPLRLNNQPLSYRLVSAAGVVTNLVLAIVSAIVIKITTQYLGIGFNNVGVIFFSSMMQINIVLAIFNMLPLPGFDGWNFLGTFRPIAILMNQTPLANPIFMAQYGLVISIALLFILMPVISLLFNYIFGLFITIFGL, from the coding sequence ATGGAACCGTTAATTTTCATTATTTTTATTGTCACCTTTATTGGCAGCGTTATTTTGCACGAGATTGCCCATGGTTTCGTGGCCTATAAATTTGGCGATGATACGGCTAAAATTTCTGGTCGATTATCGCTTAATCCAATTGTTCATATTGACCCGGTTGGTTCAATTTTAGTGCCGTTAATGTTGTATGTTTCCAGTGCCGGTTTTCTGTTTGGTTGGGCTAAACCTGTGCCGGTTAACCCGCTGCGACTCAATAACCAGCCTTTATCTTACCGACTGGTTTCAGCGGCTGGGGTTGTCACTAATTTAGTCTTAGCTATTGTTTCGGCAATCGTCATTAAGATTACCACCCAGTATTTGGGCATTGGTTTCAATAATGTAGGAGTGATATTTTTTAGCTCAATGATGCAAATTAATATCGTTTTGGCGATTTTTAATATGTTGCCGTTGCCGGGGTTTGACGGCTGGAATTTCTTGGGAACTTTTCGTCCGATTGCTATTTTGATGAACCAAACGCCGTTGGCCAACCCGATTTTTATGGCTCAGTACGGTTTGGTGATTTCTATTGCACTTTTGTTTATTTTGATGCCTGTTATCAGTTTATTATTTAACTATATTTTTGGCTTATTTATAACAATTTTTGGCTTATAA
- the rpsL gene encoding 30S ribosomal protein S12, giving the protein MPTISQLIRKKRKSKAKKSKTPGLRVVSNTLRRTKKDMPKGSAFKRGVCLKVTTMTPKKPNSALRKIARVRLSNGMEVTAYIPGEGHNLQEHSVVLLRGGRVKDLPGVRYHIVRGVYDTAGVQGRQQGRSLYGAKKSAPASK; this is encoded by the coding sequence ATGCCTACAATTAGCCAATTAATCAGAAAAAAGCGAAAGAGTAAAGCCAAAAAGAGTAAGACTCCTGGTCTTCGTGTTGTTTCAAACACTTTGCGCCGAACTAAAAAAGACATGCCAAAAGGCTCAGCCTTTAAGCGTGGCGTTTGTTTGAAAGTGACAACCATGACCCCTAAAAAACCTAACTCAGCGTTGCGCAAAATCGCCAGGGTTCGGCTTTCAAATGGTATGGAAGTCACTGCGTATATTCCGGGTGAAGGCCATAATTTGCAGGAACACTCAGTAGTTTTGTTGCGCGGCGGTCGTGTGAAAGATTTGCCTGGTGTTCGCTATCATATTGTTCGCGGCGTGTATGACACTGCCGGCGTTCAGGGCCGACAGCAGGGTCGCAGTCTTTATGGTGCTAAAAAATCCGCTCCCGCCAGCAAATAA
- the rpsG gene encoding 30S ribosomal protein S7, protein MRGKTPKRNIEPDPKYNSIIIARFINHIMRRGKKSTARRVVYDCLEIIKEKTKKDPLEIFDGALRNVGPEVEVKSKRIGGGNYQIPVAVVGERRTALAFRWITAAAKARKGAPMGEKLADEMIAAFNREGAAIKKRQDTYKMAEANRAFAHFAR, encoded by the coding sequence ATGCGAGGAAAAACTCCTAAACGAAATATTGAACCAGATCCAAAGTATAACAGTATTATTATTGCCCGATTTATTAATCACATCATGCGGCGCGGTAAAAAATCAACCGCACGCCGGGTGGTTTATGATTGTCTTGAAATAATCAAAGAAAAGACCAAGAAAGATCCGCTTGAAATTTTTGACGGTGCATTAAGAAATGTTGGACCGGAAGTTGAAGTTAAATCAAAACGTATTGGTGGCGGAAACTACCAGATTCCGGTTGCCGTTGTTGGTGAACGCCGAACAGCGCTGGCTTTCCGTTGGATTACTGCGGCCGCCAAGGCTCGCAAGGGTGCGCCGATGGGTGAAAAGTTAGCTGATGAAATGATTGCGGCGTTTAATCGTGAAGGTGCTGCTATTAAAAAACGTCAGGATACTTACAAAATGGCCGAAGCCAACCGGGCTTTTGCTCATTTTGCCAGATAA
- the fusA gene encoding elongation factor G, whose protein sequence is MPREYPLDKTRNIGIIAHIDAGKTTVSERILFYTGRKHKIGEVHEGAAEMDWMEQERERGITITSAATTCFWAPRGEEDKKCRINLIDTPGHIDFTAEVQRSLRVLDGGVMVFDGVAGVEPQSETVYHQAEKFKVPLMGFINKMDRTGADFYADLDSIRERLTKNAFPIQLPIGAESNFQGVIDLLTMKAYVYKDDLGQQIDETDIPADMKEKSEKFRGELVEAIASHDENLMNKYLNGEEISVEELKPVLRKATIDSAIMPVLVGSALKNKGVQRLLDAVCDYLPSPLDIPPLKGFDPKHPETEIIKKPDDAEPFAALAFKIAVDPFVGKLCFFRVYSGTISAGSYVYNSTSNKRERIGRIVRMHANTREEVKDVYAGEIAAAVGLKDTFTGHTLCDENNPVVLESIEFPDPVIRVAVEPKTKADQEKMGIALQKLAEEDPTFQVHGDEETMQTIIAGMGELHLEVIVDRMKREFKVEANVGKPQVAYKETIKSEAEAEGKYIRQSGGRGQFGHCWVKVEPRNRGEGFEFVDEIKGGVIPKEYIPAIQKGIREAMDKGVVAGYPLIDIRATVYDGSFHEVDSSEAAFKIAGSMAFQDAAKRANPILLEPIMKVEVITPEQYMGDVIGNINSKRGQIEEMRERGQSKVIDAKIPLAEMFGYATELRSMTQGRASYSMEFNDYAEVPRNVAETIKGERGK, encoded by the coding sequence ATGCCCCGAGAATATCCTCTAGATAAAACCAGAAATATTGGAATTATCGCTCATATCGACGCCGGTAAGACCACGGTCTCCGAGCGTATTTTGTTTTATACCGGTCGTAAGCATAAGATCGGCGAAGTTCACGAAGGTGCTGCCGAAATGGACTGGATGGAACAAGAGCGGGAGCGGGGAATCACTATTACTTCAGCCGCCACTACTTGTTTTTGGGCTCCGCGTGGCGAAGAAGATAAAAAATGTCGCATTAACTTGATTGACACCCCAGGCCACATTGACTTTACGGCCGAAGTGCAGCGATCGCTACGCGTGCTTGACGGTGGCGTTATGGTATTTGACGGTGTTGCCGGTGTTGAACCGCAATCAGAAACTGTTTACCATCAAGCGGAAAAATTTAAAGTGCCGTTGATGGGTTTCATTAATAAGATGGACCGCACCGGTGCTGATTTTTATGCCGACCTAGACAGTATCCGCGAGCGCTTGACTAAAAACGCTTTTCCGATTCAGTTGCCGATTGGCGCTGAAAGTAATTTCCAGGGCGTGATTGATTTGCTTACCATGAAAGCGTATGTCTATAAAGATGATTTGGGCCAGCAGATTGACGAAACGGACATTCCGGCTGACATGAAAGAAAAGTCCGAGAAATTCCGCGGCGAATTGGTTGAAGCCATTGCTTCGCATGATGAAAATTTGATGAATAAGTATTTGAATGGTGAAGAAATTTCCGTTGAAGAATTAAAGCCAGTGTTGCGCAAAGCGACGATTGACAGTGCGATCATGCCGGTTTTGGTTGGTTCAGCCTTGAAAAATAAAGGTGTTCAGCGTTTGCTTGACGCGGTTTGTGACTACTTGCCAAGCCCGCTTGATATTCCGCCGCTCAAGGGTTTTGATCCAAAGCATCCGGAAACTGAAATTATTAAAAAGCCGGATGACGCTGAGCCGTTTGCTGCTTTAGCTTTTAAAATTGCCGTTGACCCATTTGTCGGAAAACTTTGTTTCTTCCGTGTTTACTCTGGCACGATTTCGGCCGGGTCATATGTGTATAATTCAACTTCAAACAAACGAGAACGCATCGGTCGTATTGTCCGAATGCACGCCAATACTCGCGAAGAGGTAAAAGACGTGTATGCCGGTGAAATCGCCGCTGCCGTTGGTTTGAAGGACACTTTTACCGGACACACTTTGTGTGACGAAAATAATCCGGTGGTTTTGGAATCAATTGAATTTCCTGATCCGGTTATCCGGGTTGCGGTTGAACCAAAAACCAAGGCTGACCAGGAAAAAATGGGTATTGCGTTGCAGAAGTTAGCTGAAGAAGACCCGACATTCCAGGTCCACGGTGATGAAGAAACGATGCAGACGATTATTGCCGGTATGGGTGAATTGCATCTTGAAGTTATTGTTGACCGTATGAAGCGCGAATTTAAGGTGGAAGCAAACGTCGGTAAGCCGCAAGTTGCTTATAAAGAAACCATTAAATCGGAAGCTGAAGCTGAGGGAAAATACATTCGTCAGTCAGGCGGCCGCGGACAGTTCGGACATTGCTGGGTTAAAGTTGAACCACGAAATCGCGGCGAGGGCTTTGAATTTGTTGATGAAATCAAAGGTGGAGTTATTCCTAAAGAATATATTCCGGCTATTCAAAAAGGTATTCGTGAAGCGATGGATAAAGGTGTTGTTGCCGGCTATCCGTTGATTGATATTAGGGCAACTGTGTATGATGGAAGTTTCCACGAAGTTGACTCATCGGAAGCGGCTTTCAAAATCGCCGGATCTATGGCGTTTCAGGATGCGGCTAAGCGCGCTAACCCGATTTTGCTTGAACCGATTATGAAAGTGGAAGTCATTACCCCTGAACAGTATATGGGAGATGTTATCGGTAACATTAACTCCAAGCGCGGACAGATTGAAGAAATGCGCGAACGCGGACAGTCTAAAGTGATTGACGCTAAAATTCCGTTGGCCGAAATGTTTGGTTATGCGACGGAACTGCGATCAATGACTCAGGGCCGTGCATCATACAGTATGGAGTTTAATGATTATGCGGAAGTACCCCGCAATGTTGCTGAAACAATCAAGGGTGAACGCGGTAAATAA